Proteins from one Oscillatoria nigro-viridis PCC 7112 genomic window:
- a CDS encoding ABC1 kinase family protein, with amino-acid sequence MPQYQFTQARRYDPQAIAQYYRKRPQKAIWRAITVIWSFAGFVLGMLWDSWQHSVAAHQPERAAHLRQILTRLGPTFIKVGQALSTRPDLIRKDFLEELIKLQDQLPPFDSVRAFEIIEAQLDRKISETYSEISPEPVAAASLGQVYRARLLTGEAVAVKVQRPNLLPVLSLDLYLMRWAAGFLGPLLPLNLGHDLCLIVDEFGIKLFEEIDYINEGRNAEKFATNFADDPTVKVPSIYWRYTSNCVLTLEWIDGIKLTDMESVKAAGLDTDSLIEVGVRSGLRQLLEHGFFHADPHPGNLFALADGRMAYIDFGMMDQMEETTKETLVDSVVHLINKDYLELAKDFVKLGFLTPDTDIMPIVPALESVLGDIVGEKVSDFNFKTITDQFSELMYDYPFRVPAKFALIIRSLVTEEGLALTLNPNFKIVEVAYPYVARRLLNGESPALRRRLIEVLFKDGKFQWNRLEDMIAIARSDRSFDLLPTAQLGLQFLLSEEGSFLRRQLMLALIEDDRIHTEEVRSLWNLVKEDLQPGRLFNVALGALTEFSTAGAAALTRF; translated from the coding sequence GTGCCTCAGTATCAATTCACTCAGGCTAGACGCTACGATCCACAAGCGATCGCTCAGTATTACCGCAAACGTCCGCAGAAAGCAATTTGGCGCGCAATTACCGTTATTTGGTCTTTTGCGGGCTTCGTGCTGGGGATGCTGTGGGACAGTTGGCAGCACTCCGTCGCAGCACACCAGCCGGAACGGGCCGCCCACCTGCGACAAATACTCACTCGCTTGGGCCCAACTTTCATTAAAGTCGGCCAAGCCCTTTCTACCAGACCGGATTTGATCCGCAAAGACTTTCTCGAAGAATTGATCAAACTTCAGGATCAATTGCCGCCGTTTGACTCGGTGCGCGCTTTCGAGATTATTGAAGCGCAACTCGATCGCAAAATTAGCGAAACCTACAGCGAAATCTCCCCCGAACCTGTCGCCGCGGCAAGTCTCGGTCAAGTCTACCGAGCTCGCCTCCTCACCGGGGAAGCAGTAGCAGTCAAGGTTCAGCGACCGAATTTGCTCCCCGTCTTGAGCCTTGACCTTTACTTAATGCGCTGGGCGGCTGGATTTTTGGGCCCGTTGCTGCCGCTGAATCTCGGTCACGACCTCTGTTTGATAGTCGATGAATTCGGGATCAAATTGTTCGAGGAAATTGATTATATCAATGAAGGACGCAACGCCGAGAAATTTGCTACAAATTTTGCCGACGACCCGACAGTAAAAGTTCCGAGTATTTACTGGCGTTATACTTCAAATTGCGTTCTGACTCTTGAATGGATTGACGGCATCAAGCTGACAGATATGGAAAGTGTTAAAGCCGCAGGTTTGGATACCGATAGTTTAATTGAAGTCGGAGTCCGCAGCGGTTTGCGGCAGTTGCTGGAACACGGATTTTTTCACGCTGACCCCCATCCGGGAAATCTGTTTGCCTTAGCGGACGGCCGCATGGCTTACATTGATTTTGGGATGATGGATCAGATGGAAGAAACAACTAAAGAAACTTTGGTTGATTCGGTCGTTCACTTGATCAACAAAGATTACTTAGAGTTAGCCAAGGATTTTGTCAAACTGGGCTTTTTGACGCCAGATACAGATATTATGCCGATCGTCCCGGCGTTGGAATCTGTACTGGGCGATATCGTAGGCGAAAAGGTGTCAGATTTTAACTTCAAGACGATTACAGACCAGTTTTCGGAGTTGATGTACGATTATCCTTTCCGGGTGCCGGCGAAATTTGCCTTAATTATTCGCTCTCTGGTGACAGAAGAAGGTTTGGCCCTGACGCTGAATCCGAATTTCAAGATAGTCGAGGTGGCGTATCCTTATGTAGCGCGGCGTTTGTTGAACGGAGAATCTCCGGCACTGCGGCGGCGTCTGATTGAGGTATTATTCAAAGATGGCAAATTCCAGTGGAACAGGTTAGAGGACATGATCGCGATCGCCCGATCGGATCGGAGTTTCGACTTGCTCCCCACCGCCCAACTAGGCTTGCAATTTTTGCTGTCAGAGGAAGGGTCGTTTTTGAGACGCCAGCTAATGTTAGCTTTGATTGAGGACGATCGGATCCACACCGAAGAAGTTCGCAGCCTGTGGAACTTAGTCAAGGAAGATTTGCAGCCCGGTCGCCTGTTCAACGTTGCTCTAGGCGCTTTGACGGAGTTTTCCACAGCAGGAGCAGCCGCGCTAACTCGATTTTAA